Proteins found in one Pseudomonadota bacterium genomic segment:
- a CDS encoding META domain-containing protein: MKAAFPPGRGVAITAAVLSVQAALGLIVMVGTAAQGDGTALPPAHLTERSGVAGPGKNCCGRVDPVELENTHWKLTRLGGRAVVVGEGQGEPHLVLRPEKDQANGSGGCNRLFGGYRLEGGRISFSGIATTRMSCPAGMEIEGEFLRALAEAETWKISGPELDLFDAGGEPVARLAAPSPECVR; encoded by the coding sequence GTGAAAGCTGCTTTCCCTCCTGGGCGCGGTGTGGCCATCACCGCGGCAGTGCTGTCGGTGCAGGCCGCCCTCGGTCTCATCGTGATGGTGGGGACGGCGGCCCAGGGTGACGGCACCGCGCTGCCGCCCGCCCATTTGACAGAGCGCTCCGGCGTTGCGGGGCCAGGCAAGAACTGCTGCGGTCGCGTGGATCCGGTGGAGCTTGAGAACACCCATTGGAAGCTCACGCGCCTGGGTGGGCGAGCGGTAGTGGTCGGGGAAGGGCAGGGCGAACCCCACTTGGTCCTGCGGCCCGAAAAAGATCAGGCCAACGGCTCGGGTGGGTGCAACCGGCTGTTCGGCGGCTATCGGCTCGAAGGCGGGCGTATCAGCTTCTCAGGGATAGCGACGACGCGGATGTCCTGTCCGGCGGGTATGGAGATTGAGGGTGAGTTTCTCCGCGCGCTCGCGGAGGCCGAGACGTGGAAGATCTCCGGGCCGGAGCTCGATCTCTTCGACGCGGGCGGCGAGCCGGTGGCGCGCCTCGCGGCGCCATCCCCCGAGTGCGTAAGGTAG